A single Halarcobacter anaerophilus DNA region contains:
- a CDS encoding mechanosensitive ion channel family protein — MQQHLFKTLFLLFLIPIYLFGVEPVFNDTPKDNLNENVKIEEKQESIKSVDDRLTEQLNIAKDVLKNINDEIYILDEFKNKDYDTRINYLQNRISINQREDNTLAIKRDEIELLQLKGQKIYDNTLKELIEAKKSFKDRNYFISVLDNNIQFIEKNSFNNYKSLYEQERNSENKISKELIDNYIKLANQNIQHLFTLKYLKENIDLYRKPNFFIDNLNYKYLISLIDSNSFISPISKFCSYHFKVTIGEVTVVLLILLFFKLFVTKFISLVILILNKIFITRKKQDEEEEEDQAILEYIEDSIKRPFVIGLYTLSIHISLYILIKDVILLNKVIPWINTLYMGLFSWAIYSLLSNSISNFAEQLVEKYPNVRREMIVFILRIIKVFFILLVILFLFTQLGIDIKAIAASLGVGGIAIALASKDTLANFFGSLNIMSDNSFSQGDWIVANDVEGTVVDIRMRTTRIRTFDNAMITIPNSELANTHIKNYSKRRIGRRIKMTLNITYESSIEDIYNLKKDIYEMLSNHSGIASEKTITEKRTRKFEAIKREDLHGVKRNLMVYIDEYGASSINILIYCFTRSPSWEDWLLIKEDVIIKINKLVEKNNCDFAYPTQTLFMKND; from the coding sequence ATGCAACAACACCTTTTCAAAACTCTATTTTTACTCTTTTTAATTCCTATTTATTTATTTGGCGTTGAACCTGTATTTAATGATACACCTAAAGATAATTTAAATGAAAATGTAAAAATTGAAGAGAAACAAGAGAGTATAAAAAGTGTAGATGATAGATTAACGGAACAGTTAAACATAGCAAAAGATGTATTAAAAAATATAAATGATGAAATATATATTTTAGACGAGTTCAAGAATAAAGATTATGATACCAGAATAAACTATCTGCAAAACAGAATAAGTATTAATCAAAGAGAAGATAATACTTTGGCAATAAAAAGAGATGAGATAGAACTCTTGCAGCTAAAAGGGCAAAAGATTTATGATAATACTTTAAAAGAGTTGATTGAGGCAAAAAAATCTTTTAAAGATAGAAACTATTTTATTTCCGTATTAGACAATAATATTCAATTTATTGAAAAAAATAGTTTTAATAACTATAAAAGCTTGTATGAACAAGAAAGAAACAGTGAAAATAAAATTTCTAAAGAGTTAATTGACAATTATATCAAACTTGCCAATCAGAATATTCAACATCTTTTTACCTTAAAATATTTAAAAGAAAATATTGATTTATATAGAAAACCCAACTTTTTTATTGATAATTTAAATTACAAATATTTAATATCATTGATTGATTCAAACTCTTTTATTTCACCTATTTCAAAATTTTGTTCTTATCATTTTAAAGTTACTATAGGCGAAGTAACCGTTGTTTTATTAATTCTGCTGTTTTTCAAACTCTTTGTTACAAAATTTATCTCTTTGGTTATTTTAATTTTAAATAAGATTTTTATAACACGAAAAAAGCAGGATGAAGAGGAGGAAGAAGATCAGGCAATTTTAGAGTATATTGAAGACTCAATAAAAAGACCTTTTGTTATAGGTTTATATACTTTGTCTATACATATATCTTTATATATATTAATAAAAGACGTTATACTTTTAAATAAAGTAATTCCTTGGATAAATACACTTTATATGGGTCTTTTTTCTTGGGCTATTTATTCTCTTTTATCAAACAGTATTTCAAATTTTGCCGAACAATTAGTAGAAAAATACCCAAACGTCAGAAGAGAAATGATTGTCTTTATTTTAAGAATAATAAAAGTATTTTTTATTCTTTTAGTAATTCTTTTTCTCTTTACCCAGTTAGGAATTGATATAAAAGCTATTGCAGCTTCACTTGGAGTCGGTGGTATCGCAATAGCTCTTGCATCAAAAGATACTTTGGCAAACTTTTTCGGCTCGCTTAATATTATGAGTGATAACTCTTTTTCTCAAGGAGACTGGATAGTTGCAAACGATGTTGAAGGAACTGTTGTCGATATTAGAATGAGAACTACAAGAATAAGAACTTTTGACAATGCTATGATTACTATTCCAAACTCCGAACTTGCAAATACTCATATTAAAAACTATTCAAAAAGAAGAATAGGACGAAGAATAAAAATGACTCTTAATATAACTTATGAAAGTTCTATTGAGGATATTTACAATCTAAAAAAAGATATCTATGAAATGCTTTCAAATCATTCCGGAATTGCAAGTGAAAAAACAATTACGGAAAAAAGAACCAGAAAGTTTGAAGCAATAAAAAGAGAAGATTTGCATGGTGTAAAAAGAAATCTAATGGTTTATATAGATGAATATGGAGCAAGTTCTATAAATATTCTGATTTACTGTTTTACAAGAAGCCCTTCATGGGAAGATTGGCTTTTAATAAAAGAGGATGTAATAATAAAAATCAACAAACTTGTTGAGAAAAATAATTGTGATTTCGCATACCCTACTCAAACACTGTTTATGAAAAACGATTAA
- a CDS encoding DUF2325 domain-containing protein, translating to MSVLIIGGDKIDTIKGILDELGKFSITHWDTRKKSSACRKEIPKNTDYVLMLTDFINHNAMYKYRKEAKKKNIPLICTKRSASSVHCEVCKFLKMDKCKE from the coding sequence ATGTCAGTATTAATTATAGGTGGAGATAAAATAGATACCATCAAGGGAATTTTAGATGAACTTGGAAAGTTTTCAATAACTCACTGGGATACTAGAAAAAAATCAAGTGCTTGTAGAAAAGAGATTCCTAAAAATACGGATTATGTCTTAATGCTTACGGATTTTATAAATCATAATGCAATGTATAAATATAGAAAAGAGGCAAAAAAGAAAAATATTCCTTTAATCTGTACAAAAAGAAGTGCAAGTTCAGTACATTGTGAAGTGTGCAAGTTTTTAAAAATGGACAAATGCAAGGAGTAG
- a CDS encoding flavodoxin yields the protein MKAIFYASSTGNTEDVANKIKDKLEDFELIDIASQGVSKISECDSLIIGTPTWGEGDLQDDWEDSFDELQEIDFSNKTVALFGLGDQENYYDEFVNAMGTMYEALKSKGANIIGFTSTQGYEYEESTAELDGKFVGLVLDEDNQPELTDERIANWISDIKTKL from the coding sequence ATGAAAGCAATATTTTATGCAAGCAGCACCGGTAATACAGAAGATGTAGCAAATAAAATAAAAGATAAACTAGAAGATTTTGAACTTATTGATATAGCCTCACAGGGAGTATCGAAAATAAGTGAATGTGATTCGTTGATAATAGGAACACCTACTTGGGGTGAAGGAGATTTACAAGATGATTGGGAAGATAGTTTTGATGAATTACAAGAAATAGATTTTTCAAATAAAACAGTTGCTTTGTTTGGTCTAGGTGATCAAGAAAACTATTATGATGAGTTTGTAAACGCTATGGGAACTATGTATGAAGCTTTAAAAAGTAAAGGTGCAAATATTATAGGATTTACCTCTACTCAAGGATATGAATATGAAGAATCAACTGCTGAACTTGATGGAAAATTTGTAGGTTTGGTACTTGATGAAGACAATCAACCCGAACTTACGGATGAAAGAATTGCAAACTGGATAAGTGATATAAAAACAAAACTATAA
- a CDS encoding Opr family porin, with amino-acid sequence MKKISLVAASLLLSSNLVANNSIEEAIKGGTISGDVTLYGERQNNSGHNTADENVKDSGFTMGSINLMYETGDFNGFKAAVGFRGNHDFSEVEDNDYFNEDDEGYQEKTAILHTANISYTNAYFGLTFGRQEIDLEWMGDFHEAAVLAVTAIPDTTIVAGYSERIAVADEDAFLEKFDDLGDGAFVLDAKYEGIENLVLNPYYYNVDKDVEDEDTGRHRNADASWYGLKADFDTEMFGITLHGAKSSEDENGVDDGQIVHAEGRLNIAGLGLAAGYIKTDSDGGIGSMDAAGDNINPFDAIIGGDGNQVYSTDAKTAYIAATYELAGIGLTAVYGQTKYDNEDDEIKEKEFDLGAEYGITENLSVAALYINVDSDKPTEDYEDYDKFTLTLQYSF; translated from the coding sequence ATGAAAAAAATTAGTCTAGTAGCAGCTTCTTTACTATTATCTAGTAACTTAGTAGCAAATAATAGTATAGAAGAGGCTATTAAAGGTGGAACAATAAGCGGTGACGTAACACTTTACGGTGAGAGACAAAATAACAGCGGTCACAATACAGCTGATGAAAACGTAAAAGATTCTGGTTTTACAATGGGATCAATTAATCTTATGTATGAAACAGGAGACTTTAACGGTTTTAAAGCAGCTGTAGGATTTAGAGGTAATCATGATTTTTCAGAAGTAGAAGATAATGATTATTTTAACGAAGATGATGAGGGATACCAAGAAAAAACCGCTATTCTTCATACTGCAAATATCTCTTATACAAATGCTTATTTCGGTTTAACTTTCGGTAGACAAGAGATTGATTTGGAGTGGATGGGTGATTTTCATGAAGCTGCCGTATTAGCTGTGACAGCTATTCCCGATACGACAATTGTTGCCGGATATTCTGAAAGAATTGCAGTTGCCGATGAAGATGCCTTTTTAGAAAAATTCGATGACCTTGGTGACGGAGCATTTGTTTTAGATGCAAAGTATGAAGGTATTGAAAATTTAGTATTAAATCCATACTACTATAATGTTGATAAAGATGTTGAAGATGAAGATACGGGAAGACATAGAAATGCAGATGCCTCTTGGTATGGTTTAAAAGCGGATTTTGATACGGAAATGTTCGGAATTACACTTCACGGTGCAAAATCATCGGAAGATGAAAATGGAGTGGATGACGGACAGATTGTTCATGCAGAAGGTAGATTAAATATTGCGGGATTAGGTTTAGCAGCAGGATATATAAAGACTGATTCAGACGGAGGAATCGGTTCAATGGATGCAGCAGGAGACAATATTAATCCTTTTGATGCAATTATCGGAGGGGATGGTAACCAAGTCTATTCAACCGATGCAAAAACAGCTTATATTGCCGCAACTTATGAATTGGCAGGAATTGGATTAACAGCTGTTTACGGGCAAACAAAATATGACAATGAAGATGATGAAATAAAAGAAAAAGAGTTTGATTTAGGTGCTGAATACGGAATTACCGAAAATCTAAGTGTTGCTGCACTTTATATTAATGTAGATTCGGATAAACCAACTGAAGATTATGAAGATTACGATAAATTTACTCTAACTTTACAATACTCTTTTTAA